One genomic region from Haloarcula taiwanensis encodes:
- a CDS encoding transcriptional regulator, which produces MVRDPFADEETPELQAVLDALDDEDCRAIVSVLEEPLTASEISDRSGVPLSTTYRKLELLTESSLLYEGVEVRSDGQHASRYAIDFEEVVISLDEELSLTVDISHRARTPDQRLENLWSEVRKET; this is translated from the coding sequence ATGGTCCGGGACCCCTTCGCTGACGAGGAGACGCCGGAGTTACAGGCGGTCCTCGACGCACTCGACGACGAGGACTGCCGCGCCATTGTCAGCGTTCTGGAGGAACCGTTGACGGCGAGCGAGATATCCGACCGGAGCGGCGTACCGCTATCGACGACCTACCGAAAGCTGGAGCTACTGACGGAGTCCTCGTTGCTGTACGAGGGTGTGGAAGTCAGGTCGGACGGTCAACACGCCAGTCGGTACGCGATTGACTTCGAGGAGGTCGTCATCAGCCTCGACGAGGAACTGTCGCTCACCGTCGACATCTCACATCGCGCTCGGACGCCGGACCAACGGCTCGAAAACCTCTGGTCTGAGGTGCGAAAGGAGACATAA
- a CDS encoding cupin, which translates to MSESTAAKTERATLDGGEDGRTRLFDGEPKTVQLTLGAGESIPAHKHPGRDIVFVLRSGAVDLTLGDETLSLSPGDVVRFDGDQDISPTAAADSEALLVLAASSE; encoded by the coding sequence ATGAGCGAATCTACTGCCGCAAAAACGGAGCGAGCAACGCTCGACGGCGGTGAAGACGGCCGGACGAGGTTGTTTGACGGGGAGCCGAAGACGGTCCAGTTGACGCTTGGTGCGGGCGAGTCGATTCCGGCGCACAAGCATCCCGGTCGGGACATCGTGTTCGTCCTCCGTTCAGGCGCTGTGGACCTGACGCTCGGTGACGAGACGCTGTCACTCTCTCCCGGTGATGTCGTCCGGTTTGACGGGGATCAGGACATCTCCCCCACCGCAGCGGCGGACAGCGAGGCACTGCTCGTTCTGGCGGCGTCGTCGGAGTAG
- a CDS encoding glutamyl-tRNA reductase, with amino-acid sequence MSRNTESPVDVDEAVARINSRGAKIQQEQLEQTLSQLQQDGDLTAAQRLAVEQLSERLVERLLAVPRASLQDAAKNADDERIETAISLFE; translated from the coding sequence ATGAGTCGGAACACGGAGTCACCTGTCGATGTTGACGAAGCGGTCGCTCGTATCAACAGCCGCGGTGCGAAGATTCAGCAGGAGCAACTCGAACAGACGCTGTCACAGCTCCAGCAGGACGGTGACCTGACGGCTGCCCAGCGGCTGGCGGTGGAACAACTGAGCGAGCGGCTCGTCGAGCGACTGCTCGCTGTCCCCCGTGCAAGTCTTCAGGACGCGGCAAAGAACGCGGACGACGAGCGGATCGAAACGGCGATTTCCCTGTTCGAGTGA